The segment gttttGCAATAGAtaacaattataaaattataaaaaatgaaaaagtacaTCAACTATCGCTTCAAAAAATGGCTCTAAGAAGTcgtcaaatttttaaatttcgtcTAATGTTTTCTTTCCTCAGAGAAAAGTAAATTCGTTTTTCTCAAAGTTGGGATGGTAATATATGCACCGTTTCTTCTGCTTGCATTTCCCTTCTTGATAACGCTTACATTTGGCTGGATGTAATAAATCACATTTTCCATCTTCTACTAGCAGGCATCCTTGCTTTTTCTTGTGTTCTGGACAAACAGGTGGACGATCTGGGGCATGATAATTCTTGCAGCTATCACCAAAGTTGCAATTACCCTCATCATAATACTTACAACGATTGAGGGATACATCttcactttcaattttattagtgCTATCAGCAGGAACCAACTCCTCTTTtaagtttatttgtattttttcttcctttttaggTAGAAATGGCACACTGGCCCGGtcttcttttattacttttcccCGCGTTTGTTCAAcgtataaaatttcattttgattttcctCAACTCTTCTTTTATTGTTCCTTTTAGGTTGAAATACAGACTCAGAATTACAACTACATATGTCGTCACGTTTAGAGCCAACATGAAAACCACCGCACCTCTCAAAGTAAACACAGTGCCCGGGGTCAAAATATTCACTCCAGTTGATAGTAAAGGATTGTTTGTCATGTATACTGTTTACTTCGCTGGTGTCTTGTATTACATTTTTCATAGCTGAAGATATCTGATGAGTGGAAATTTCTTCTTGCCTAAAAATGACAGAGTACAATATAAACTATAATAAGTATGGATAAAACTCAGATAGATTAGTGCCCGAATCGTCAAAATCCTTCAGTCCCCAgatttatagattatgagctaGCGTTCGACTAAGCTGATAGAGGAGCTTTATCGgtaggtcttatccttgtaaggtatatcagacaaatacattaaagtgattagtcgTATGTATGAGAaaaatactgctgcggttaaggtaggaaatccGGTTAATCGCTGGTtgcgtattaaatcaggagttaagcagggttgtgttctatctctatttatatggatcactgtgatggactttgtcttaaggaccACAGGAAAGGCGATgagagaacacggaatcaaatagggaagaaaaacttttctgGACTTAGACTTTGCTGACGATTTAAACATCCCGGATGAAAGTTTGAGCGAAATGAAAGAACTTTTGGAGGTTtagcgagttcagggtgctagaataggtttgaaagtcAATGCTAAGGatactaagtcactaaggataGGAGTAAGTAAAGATAAAAAGGTGACCCTGGATAACGAAAAGATCGACCAAGTGGAAAGGTTCACTTACcttgatagtattattagtaaaggcgATGGGAGGagcgaagatgttaaaagtagaatagccaagactcagggtgttttttcacgttttaaaaagtttggaaagatacgaagaaaattttttgaatttgaaatattggcagctacagtgatgacagtagtcaaatatggttctgaagcatggacgctcCAAAAAACAGAGAAcaatttgctagatgttttccagagaactTGCCTACTgactgttttgggtacccaactgactgaccgTTTTTAAACAGTAAACTTTTCGggaagtgtggttcaatcccgctttttagggctataatgagagaaaaattGATATGGCTAGGACACATTCTGCACATAAGAATGACAGATAGCCACAAATTGTCCATTTCCCGactgggtacccgactgactgaccgttttttaaacagtaaactTTTCggaaagtgtggttcaatcccgcttttaagggctataatgagagaaagattgacATGGCTAGGACACATTCTGCAAATAAGAATGACATATCGCCACAGATTGTCCATTTCGGGCAACCATCAAGAGCTAATCGGAAAGCATGTCGTCCACGGTTGGCGTGGGATGATGacgtcaaaaaatatttaaggaaatgggaacttcctgggagaacGTGAAGAATGAGGCTttggatagattgggatggaggaggagcgtgcgtagctgtgttggcctcccGCAGTTTAGTCCTGCGGTAAGTTATTAGTAGCAGTTTGTTCTTCCAACCGGACAGAGTATTTCCTTGAACATTGGATATCCCAAAAGTTTTGTTTATGCTAAACAAATTAGGTTAggtttatgttttaaaataaaataacttactGCATTAATGATTGCCCTATTAATAGGGAAATACATGTTAAAAAAGGAGGTAATGTTGAGTCTAATGTCTGGATAGAACATAATATAAGACTCCTGCAGGGAATGGTGCGTAGCACGCAGttgttcgtttttctttttttttattatgaatttGTTACTCTTCCTGGTGTCTCAACATATGAAATCCTAAGATCAAAGCTGAAAAGTTTTGCAACCTTGGTCTTGTGTTGGAAAGGAAACTGGTCAGGAATCAACACATTAGTTGCCTCAAAAGCAATGCAAATTTTGTAAGGGCAACATGTACAGATTAAAAGGATGCCTCATTCCAAATTACTAGCTAACTAAGCAAGTTGTGAAAGCAGTCGCAAGAAGACAACTAGGCTAAGGCTGCGCTCTGTACATAGAAGTACAAAGATCTGTATCTAACGTAGATCCGAATTCTGATTTTCACACCACACTAAGGAGGTTCTTGAAATCGACAGCAGTAGTATCCCCTCTATGGTTTTGACGACCCACATATCCactactctttttttcttttcatgacaCGTTGAACGGCGATTTCCACAAGGTTCAGGTGCATGTTAAGTCATAGGGAATGTATTTTCTGTGGATGTTATACTTAAGACCTAACATGGCCAGGGCTTCATTACTGCAGGATTATcgtggttgttacgtaatatgaCTTGTTAGAGGGGCAGAAAAAAGCTGTTGCGCAATAGGGTTTGTTTGCTTTTCGTTGTTGCATAATAGggattgtttatttttgtttcttatgtaatagggaatgttagACTCCACTAGCCAAGCATGGGGGGAggcattaagatatttttcaacgtatttaaagacatttcaagacgttttttaccaaatttttcttcaagaagttttAACACGTgtaaagacatttcaagacattttttaaagaaaaatttcttccagCCGTTTTTCAAGACGGTTCAAcatatttcaagacatttttttcttcaaggcgttttttctATCTTATGTAATAGAGGTATGTCTACTCATGTTAAGGATAATGCAATCTCGCGTGACATGCTGGACTTAAAGGACCCGTGGGTAAATCCCGTGTGTAACTGAACATGACAAACACGTtggtgttacgtaatggcagCGCAAACGTAGGTGTTCCGTAATTGCGGTGCAAACTTTAGTGTTAGGTAATGGTGGAGCACACGTGTGGAGTGACGCAATATTCATCAGGGGTGTTACGTGATGACAAGGAGCACaagtgggtgttacgtaatgacagcgCACACGTGGGATGCTAGGTAATGACGGTACACACATCGGTATTACATAATAGTataagagattttttcttcgggatttctttttctttcgcGGCGTTTTTTTCCGGGAGCCTTtatattctattgatttttctccctgttaggattcgaaagggaaTTTCGACCCTATGGAATGGTGCTTTGGACAGCAAGACTATgaacatttttctaatattgTTTCGGTATATTGATTCTATGAAATAACCAATTCAACACGCGGAAAATCCCCTGTTCGCGCATTCTCGAATGATTAACCTATTGATTACGTGTTCCAAaatcattgtaataattatgatGCAGAGGAGAAATTCGAATACTAGAGTTTGGTTATAATCGAAGTACACCTGCTTGTTATGTAATGTTTTAGGAGACTATAATAAACCGAGACAAGGCGATATGAACCTAACATTTTTTAGGATCCTTCTTAGAGAATTCCTAGAGATGTTTTCTTTGAGAttgatataaacttgttcaagaCATAGGAAAATACTCCTTCTTAGAGAATGTTTAGAGgtgttttcttagagaatgatctaagtttgctcaaaatataggaaaatgaGGGGCACAAGACTTGTGacttaattctatattttaatCGTTTTTTCTTGGTATTATTTTCTCTAAATTTCTAGCCTGCGACACTCAATGTCTGACCCAACCCCTAACATCCAATTCTACCAGGCCCTGGCAGCCAATTCCATGAGTAGGCCTTTATacaaagcattattaaaacacagaaaaggcagttaaaactcaacaaaaaaaattaaacctaaaacaaacCAGACATAGGACaaagtataagcaaaaagaacatttttctgaatatacaaattttattaatgaagTCTTTTTgcaaagcattattaaaaacacaggaaaagcagttaaaattcaacagtggaaaaaacaaaacttggaaaaaaaccTGACagagaataaaatataatcaaaaacaatagccaatagctcatatggtacttgtgaagaggtcagaacctaaaatcAGACTTGGTTTCAGCTTCACTGCACCTGGAGACAAAGATATTAAAAACACTAATCTTaccttttctgaaaataaaccTATCTTAACAAAATGCTTAACAGTCCTAAGATGTGTCAAGAGTCCTCACTGTCTCTGTCatacatacaaataaaacaattcaCTTTTTACTTGTAACAACCTTCAAGATCAAAATTGCTCAATTCACTTTTTAGTAAAGAAAGACCCAAGACAAAAGATTGTACAATGTTAAATTTGTAAATCGGACTTTCAATAATATAACGGGGCCAAAGGCAAGACAACGTTGCACCTGCTAACCTCCAAGACGATCTCAGAATGATGAAGAAATGTCGCGAGGCACCTAGGCAGTTTAATCATgtgcaaaattaaaagaaacggCACATATACAGCATTTTGCAATATAATAGTTGCGTTTTCGTAGAGATCATGATAATGGATACCACGGTCTAAAGTCGTTTTCGCAGTTACCGTGGAATCTGATACCACTAGCTAGAGGCGTGACTGTTAGGATGGAGGAGCAGGGAGGACGCTTACCCCGGGGAAAAGCGCCAGGATTtttaatgaaacagtaagttgtTCCTTAAAAGTAGTcgtttttcttaaaacaatcgcttttttgaaaatagtgttTGTAAAGATAATagattttttctgtaaaatagCTATTTTTCTTCCTAGAACGTCAGGAAACACCGACCTTACCAAAGCACTAAAAATCCCTCCCACTCCCcgaagagatcggatccgttccggttatatcaatcacgtatctaaaacttgggCTTATTCTGGAACTCACCAAAACACTAAGAATCCCCCCAAGTCCCTCAAAAAGatagatccggtctggttatggcAATCACGTAGCTAGAACTTGTGCGTATTCgtccatcaagtttcacccaaatctctccactctaagcgttttccaagatttccgtttctcCTCTTCACCGCtcaatgtccccggatccaagcCGAATTGAAAATCGAGCATCTGAGACATTATATTGCTTtgtatacaagtttcatcaagatccgattaaacattcgtaagataaacataactttaattttcacacttttcccctccctccagccccctgcCAGATAGTCGAATAGGGGAAACggctgttatcaagtcaatgtgTGCGGGTCCGTATCTAGAACAGataaaagagagcagatccgtaaAATAGAGCAGAtttggtctggttatgtcaatcacgtatctaggaattatgattgttcttcccaccaagtttcatcccaggctctccactctaagcgttttccaagatttccggtttcccccacctactccccccaatgtcaccgaatccagtcagggtttaaaattaaagctctgagacaccagATCCtcctaaacatcaaatttcattaagatccaatcactttatcgtaagttaaaaatacctaatttttctattttttccaaattaaccgtcccttcACTCCCCCCAAGATGAACAAATTGTGGAAGAaaccatttctaatttaatcttgtccggtccctgatatgcctgccaacttccatcgtcctagcttatctggaagtgcccgaactagcctaaccaggactgacagaccaaTCGACAGAAATTGCACTTGGCCGACAGGCAAATGCCATAAAacccatgaattaaagaaaggtggggatcctagcaaccaattcaagagggaggggggcttgttattagagaaaaacttatttcatactaagagctatttctgaaagcttttaatgaaaattccacGTTTCATTGAGCCAAGGCTATGTATATTCACGCATTTCCCATCATGATATAATGGGctttaagatcaaaacaggGCCTGTGACAtaagaattaaattatattccatttttcttatactactgataaaatgaaataatttaatatttagtggatagTTCAATACAAATATCTAAATTATCTCTATTTCGTCTTTCAATAACCTTcaaaatcatacctttatctaacttttttatttctttattttatctaatttttttttatttttctttcttaatctcttcttaatgaatttgaggGCAATAAAAAAGCTGACTTTATTGGATAAACAATTAATTTATCTCctcttcgaaaactaaaaataaacagatgttttaagaaaaaataaaataatacctATTAAATCATtgcttaaaagaaaagaaattgaacaaattgaaaaaggaaaaataaagaataaagaggTCTACAATTATATCGTATCATCAACTAATTCAAAATGATGGCTTACTTCCATTTTTAATATCATTAGCAGCTACAATAGTTAAAGCTTCAGTACAAGTGGTGAAGCTTTATGAGCAACATATGctggaaagaaaattttgaattaaaattgctGATTCTTAAATGCTAAAGATGAAATTTTAACATTACAGGGGACTATACCGAAAGGTCGAGGTTTAAAATTACCAGTCATACACAAAATTTTTGGTTCTGGATCGGAATTGGTTGTTGAAGCTCTCAAAAAGCGTGTTAGACCCAAGAAAATACAAGAAGAAGCGGTTAAAGTACTTAAACAGCGTGGAAGATCTAAAAGCGTTGCTGAAGCTGAGAATTCACAATCCAAAAAATGCTCGTTCTAAAAAACGAGGAATGtcaagaagaataaaaaatcacaCGATACTGTTGACAAAACATATTCCTTATTTTCGAGGCGTTTAATCACAAGATAACTTACTgagtaaaataaacataatagaATGTGGTTTAATCAATTTTGCCTGCAAGAGATTACCTGGGACGCATTGGCCTTGTTCTTTCAATGATCCAAAGTACtcatttgttgaattttatgattcttttgGAATCCAGCCAAGAAATGAAATCTTCAACTATTTAAAGACTTCAAATATGCAAACTGCCATTCATTCTACTTAACTTCAAAGTTTTAACGATGTGaattgtcgtcatttgtgtgttGATTATATAAGAAGAAGATTTAAGGGAATGGatccaaataattttatttaaattttattttcaaatataattggGAGATGAACTAGAAAAGAGATGATTTGTTTATCGTAGAGCTTTTAAATATTATGGAAATGTTGTAAATCATATTGACATCAACTGGTAAACGAGGTAACAGTGATAGTCATATTGTTGGATCGCAACCGCAAGGTTTATAAGTTCAGCCAAGCTGACCTGTAAGGAGAACAatctttttgtgtttcatttgacTGGCTTCTGACGCGTGTTTAGATTTTTTCTCAGAATACTTTCAACGAATGAAGGATTCTTGGGAAAAAACCAGaggtaattaaaagaaaaaatatttcggattcagaaaatttgtttaataaactTAGAAActaataaatggagaaacttttaagcaaaatgaaaaagaaaataaatataactgaACTAtaaagaatgaatattttgacattggaaTGGAATACACGATTACAGGAATAAAATATGTTACAACTAAATATGGAAATCAACTTATCatcattgattttaaaaataaaatagttgatATATTTGCACCTAAGCTTTTTTATTCTAAAGAAgcttacttttaaaaacaagagctaagagctcaaatggcacttgtgacgaggccaggagagctaagagccaagagctcatatggaatgagcttttaacaaaattctaagaatcaatagattgatttaaaaggaaaatcagaagcttaatgccggtcgggatt is part of the Artemia franciscana chromosome 1, ASM3288406v1, whole genome shotgun sequence genome and harbors:
- the LOC136031271 gene encoding uncharacterized protein LOC136031271 yields the protein MNFQVFSIVKQEEISTHQISSAMKNVIQDTSEVNSIHDKQSFTINWSEYFDPGHCVYFERCGGFHVGSKRDDICSCNSESVFQPKRNNKRRVEENQNEILYVEQTRGKVIKEDRASVPFLPKKEEKIQINLKEELVPADSTNKIESEDVSLNRCKYYDEGNCNFGDSCKNYHAPDRPPVCPEHKKKQGCLLVEDGKCDLLHPAKCKRYQEGKCKQKKRCIYYHPNFEKNEFTFL